A stretch of DNA from Anaerolineales bacterium:
TCGGGAATGATAAATCCATGGTAATCGATAGGCACTTCCACTTCCCGCCGTTCAACCTTATCCAGCAATGCACAGACTTTCAAGCTTTTCGGTTCACGGCCACTTAATAGCTCCAGCACAGCTTTTACGGTGAAGCCGCTGTCGACAATATCCTCGATTAGAAGGACATGCATGTTATGGATATCCGTATTAATGTCTAATGTAATGCGAGATTGTCCTCTGGACCGCCGGGCACCCACCCCGTAGGAGGATACAGACATAAAATCGATCATATGTGGGATGGAGATATGGCGCATAAGATCCGTCAGGAACATCACCCCGCCTCGCAAGATGCACACCAGGAGCAGCTCCTTCCCTTGGTAATCCTGGCTGATCTGCTCACCAAGCTCGGCGATCCGTTTTTGCAGCTCTGCTTCAGAGATCAATATTTCTTCAAGAAATTCATGATAATCCTGCATGGCTTACTCCTTGGGAACTTCGTGGTGCTTCCGGCAGCGCGCTTCGTACATCTCAGCTGCACCGATGATCACGATCGGCTCATCATAGCGGGCTGGTTTTCCATTAATTATCCTCTGAGTGCGTGAAGCCGGCTCACCGCACACCATGCAAATCGCCTGGAGCTTATCCACGTGTTCTGCCTCAGCCATCAAAACTGGCATCGGGCCAAACGGTTCTCCCCTGAAATCCGTATCCAACCCGGCTACGATTACCCGCAGTCCCCTGTCGGCAAGTTTTTGGGCAATATCGATGATCTGGTCATCAAAGAATTGGGCTTCATCAATCGCCACCACAGTCGTATCGTCATCCAGGTGGGTGAGAACTGCGCGAGCATTTTCGATCGGGATGGCTTCGAAGTCGTTTCCTGCATGAGATGTAACTTTACGGATTGCATAGCGGAAATCAACGGCAGGTTTAAAAACCTGCACTTTCTGGCGAGCGATAGTTGCACGGCGAAGACGCCGGATCAGCTCATCTGTTTTTCCACAAAACATTGAGCCGGTTATGACTTCAATGGATCCAGTATGATGCTCCATACACTCCTCCAGGCCTATCAGAAGTCAGTGACAATAACTACACAGTTATTATAGCAAACAGGCAGACGATGATGTCGTCTGCCTGTTAAGTTTAACTGAA
This window harbors:
- the hpt gene encoding hypoxanthine phosphoribosyltransferase → MQDYHEFLEEILISEAELQKRIAELGEQISQDYQGKELLLVCILRGGVMFLTDLMRHISIPHMIDFMSVSSYGVGARRSRGQSRITLDINTDIHNMHVLLIEDIVDSGFTVKAVLELLSGREPKSLKVCALLDKVERREVEVPIDYHGFIIPDKFVFGYGLDADEYYRNLPFIGILAAEKYDPDA
- a CDS encoding thymidine kinase — encoded protein: MEHHTGSIEVITGSMFCGKTDELIRRLRRATIARQKVQVFKPAVDFRYAIRKVTSHAGNDFEAIPIENARAVLTHLDDDTTVVAIDEAQFFDDQIIDIAQKLADRGLRVIVAGLDTDFRGEPFGPMPVLMAEAEHVDKLQAICMVCGEPASRTQRIINGKPARYDEPIVIIGAAEMYEARCRKHHEVPKE